One genomic segment of Clostridium saccharoperbutylacetonicum N1-4(HMT) includes these proteins:
- a CDS encoding SDR family oxidoreductase, with amino-acid sequence MNFWQNKCVIVTGGTSGLGRSLVLKLIEAGAKVAFCGRSKDKMEEVLNEINPDLRDNIYNDIFEITEEDKIITFVQSAANKFGTIDVLINCAGANTARALVEEIKIEDMDWMLKVNMMAPLMFIKEAYKYMKEKKEGLVVNILSTCCLFSNEGIAAYTASKGALDSLTKVFRKEARRNNVRVCSVYPGGINTAFRAQAREEYLSAESSAETILRSLDIDKNVALDEIVLRPFVESNYC; translated from the coding sequence ATGAATTTTTGGCAAAACAAATGTGTTATTGTAACAGGAGGAACTTCTGGCCTTGGTAGAAGCTTGGTTTTGAAGCTTATAGAAGCAGGAGCAAAAGTAGCTTTTTGCGGTAGGTCAAAAGATAAGATGGAAGAAGTTCTAAATGAAATTAATCCTGACCTTAGGGATAACATATATAATGATATTTTTGAAATTACAGAGGAAGATAAAATAATCACTTTTGTACAAAGTGCAGCAAATAAATTTGGAACAATAGATGTCTTGATTAATTGTGCAGGTGCAAATACAGCTAGAGCCCTTGTTGAAGAAATTAAAATAGAAGACATGGATTGGATGCTGAAAGTAAATATGATGGCACCACTTATGTTTATAAAAGAAGCCTATAAATATATGAAGGAGAAAAAAGAAGGACTAGTTGTTAATATTCTTTCAACATGCTGCTTATTTTCTAATGAAGGAATCGCAGCCTATACAGCATCAAAAGGTGCATTGGATAGCTTGACTAAAGTGTTTAGAAAAGAAGCAAGAAGGAATAATGTTAGGGTTTGTTCTGTATATCCAGGAGGAATAAATACAGCTTTTAGAGCTCAAGCTAGAGAAGAATACTTAAGTGCAGAAAGTTCTGCTGAAACAATATTAAGATCATTAGATATAGATAAAAATGTAGCTTTGGATGAAATTGTTTTACGACCTTTTGTAGAATCAAATTATTGTTAA
- a CDS encoding HAMP domain-containing sensor histidine kinase, translated as MSKSIRSKLFISVTFLLAFFVCVLWMLNNLYLQQYYIQNKKDLLKENAKNIISIYNGDPNEIQDELDRTANITGSNIDIFDKDGKMIYKSSRRGPIDKNPADNSKNNSKDNVQQLPPLNGFEKDKLNEDNEDGYKFETRRDYQLRIDFLTLSTDLSNGDRLNLRVALVSIKESVDVANRFILIIGSIITILGSILAFWFSKRFTKPIVEVNKIARKMAKFDFSQKCNISGKDEIGQLGQSINYLSCELNRAITELNVKNKKLEEDIEKERKIDEMRKEFVSSVSHELRTPLSLIQGYAEGLACNVNESEEDRKFYCDVIMNETNKMNKLVKDLLNLSQLESGAFHIEKTEFDLISLITYVLNKYKAIFAEKNIELQFDSSESIIVYGDMTRVEQVITNYINNAINHIDEKKIIKIGEEIINDKVRINIFNTGKYIPEEALEKIWKSFYKVDKARTRAYGGYGLGLSIVRALMELHNNACGVENINDGVNFWFEMDKVNII; from the coding sequence ATGAGTAAGTCAATTAGATCAAAACTTTTTATATCAGTAACTTTTTTATTAGCCTTTTTTGTCTGTGTTTTATGGATGTTAAACAATTTATATCTTCAACAGTATTATATACAAAATAAAAAGGATTTACTTAAAGAGAATGCAAAAAATATAATTAGTATTTATAATGGAGATCCTAATGAAATTCAAGATGAATTAGATAGAACAGCAAATATTACAGGAAGTAATATTGATATTTTTGATAAAGATGGTAAAATGATTTATAAATCTTCAAGAAGAGGACCAATAGACAAAAATCCAGCAGATAATTCTAAAAATAATAGTAAAGATAATGTGCAACAGCTACCTCCATTAAATGGTTTTGAAAAAGATAAGCTTAACGAAGATAATGAGGATGGTTATAAATTTGAAACAAGAAGGGATTATCAACTACGAATAGATTTTTTGACCCTTTCAACAGATTTAAGTAATGGAGATAGACTTAATTTAAGAGTTGCCTTGGTTTCAATTAAAGAAAGTGTAGATGTAGCAAATAGATTTATACTTATAATAGGCTCAATAATTACAATATTGGGAAGTATATTGGCATTTTGGTTTTCAAAAAGATTCACTAAACCAATCGTTGAAGTGAATAAAATTGCTAGAAAGATGGCTAAATTTGATTTTAGTCAAAAATGTAATATTAGTGGAAAAGATGAAATAGGTCAGCTTGGTCAAAGCATTAATTATCTATCGTGCGAGCTAAATAGAGCAATTACAGAGTTAAATGTGAAAAATAAAAAGCTTGAAGAAGATATAGAAAAAGAAAGAAAAATAGATGAAATGAGGAAAGAATTTGTTTCAAGTGTTTCTCATGAACTTAGAACTCCACTATCTTTAATACAAGGTTATGCGGAGGGGCTTGCTTGTAATGTTAATGAAAGTGAAGAAGATAGAAAGTTTTATTGTGATGTTATTATGAATGAAACAAATAAGATGAACAAGTTAGTTAAAGATTTATTGAATTTATCTCAATTAGAATCAGGAGCTTTTCATATAGAAAAAACTGAATTTGATTTGATTTCATTAATAACTTATGTTTTAAATAAATACAAAGCAATTTTTGCAGAAAAAAATATAGAATTGCAGTTCGATTCAAGTGAAAGTATCATTGTATATGGAGATATGACAAGAGTAGAACAAGTAATTACAAATTATATTAATAATGCTATTAACCATATCGATGAAAAGAAGATAATTAAAATTGGTGAAGAGATTATCAATGATAAGGTAAGGATAAATATATTTAATACAGGTAAATACATTCCTGAGGAAGCTCTAGAAAAAATATGGAAGAGCTTTTATAAAGTTGATAAAGCAAGAACTAGAGCGTATGGTGGCTATGGGCTTGGATTATCAATAGTGAGGGCACTTATGGAATTACATAATAATGCTTGTGGTGTTGAAAATATTAATGATGGAGTAAATTTCTGGTTTGAAATGGATAAAGTCAATATTATTTAA
- a CDS encoding TldD/PmbA family protein, giving the protein MKVVKSEFLSNSKAVVRKLISMLSEEYKYVSVLGTDIKGKSYRVSKTGIEVNDSFLVERGFVVRIHNGVNYSEYSFNNISDDTLGAIVKEISTKLNKVIKDISVNSYDIIEEKEIKEIFIGEMKIDPEEVGSEVIIKTLSEIKDAALAHSDLVVNIDAIYNTYHISKLFMSNKKDLEQSYMLGEGYIFSIARKEEKTKYYFKPFSGLKGFEILDELKAEYKNVVETSIKLLDAKNVQPGEYEVICAPDVAGLIAHEAFGHGVEMDMFVKDRAKGAEFIGKQVASKITTMHDGATAANHMSSYLFDDEGTIGTDTVVIENGILKAGISDILSAIKLGTTPTGNGKRQSFERKAYARMTNTFFSPGNDKLEDMIASVKDGYLLEGSYSGMEDPKSWGIQCIASFGREIKDGKLTGNIIAPVVMTGYVPDLLNSISMVSETVELGGSGYCGKGYKEFVKTSCGGPYIKAKVRLG; this is encoded by the coding sequence GTGAAAGTAGTAAAATCAGAATTTTTGTCTAATAGCAAAGCTGTTGTAAGGAAGCTTATTAGCATGTTATCTGAAGAATATAAATATGTTTCAGTACTAGGAACTGATATTAAAGGAAAGAGTTACAGAGTTTCAAAAACGGGAATAGAAGTAAATGATTCATTTTTAGTTGAAAGAGGTTTTGTTGTAAGAATACATAATGGTGTAAATTATTCAGAGTACTCATTTAATAATATAAGTGATGATACTTTAGGTGCTATTGTTAAAGAAATTTCAACAAAGCTAAACAAAGTAATAAAAGATATTTCTGTTAATTCATATGACATTATTGAAGAAAAAGAAATAAAGGAAATCTTCATAGGTGAAATGAAAATAGATCCAGAAGAAGTTGGCTCAGAGGTAATTATAAAGACTCTATCAGAAATAAAAGATGCAGCTTTGGCTCATTCAGATTTAGTTGTAAATATTGATGCTATTTACAATACTTATCATATATCAAAACTTTTTATGTCTAATAAAAAAGACTTAGAACAATCTTATATGCTTGGAGAAGGTTATATATTCTCTATAGCTAGAAAAGAAGAAAAAACTAAGTATTACTTTAAACCTTTCTCAGGCTTAAAAGGCTTCGAAATACTTGATGAACTTAAAGCGGAATATAAGAATGTTGTTGAAACAAGCATAAAGTTATTAGATGCTAAAAATGTTCAACCAGGAGAATATGAAGTTATTTGTGCTCCAGATGTTGCTGGATTAATAGCTCATGAGGCCTTTGGACATGGAGTGGAAATGGATATGTTTGTTAAGGATAGAGCAAAAGGGGCAGAATTTATAGGAAAGCAAGTTGCATCTAAGATTACAACTATGCATGATGGAGCAACAGCTGCTAATCATATGTCTTCATATCTTTTTGATGACGAAGGAACAATAGGAACAGACACTGTAGTTATAGAAAATGGTATTTTAAAAGCTGGTATTTCAGATATATTATCAGCAATCAAACTTGGAACAACTCCAACTGGGAATGGTAAGAGACAATCTTTTGAAAGAAAAGCATATGCAAGAATGACAAATACCTTTTTTTCACCAGGAAATGATAAACTTGAAGATATGATTGCATCAGTTAAAGATGGATATCTTCTTGAAGGTTCATATAGTGGTATGGAAGATCCAAAGAGCTGGGGAATACAATGTATAGCATCTTTTGGAAGAGAAATTAAAGATGGTAAACTTACTGGTAATATAATAGCGCCTGTGGTGATGACAGGATATGTACCAGATTTATTAAATTCAATTTCAATGGTTTCAGAAACAGTTGAACTAGGTGGTTCTGGCTACTGTGGTAAAGGTTACAAAGAATTTGTAAAAACTTCCTGCGGTGGTCCATACATTAAAGCGAAAGTGAGGTTAGGTTAA
- a CDS encoding response regulator transcription factor, with product MKENKILVVDDEPLIRKLVTDFLKKQGYITVEAEDGKKAMDLFWSEGNIDLIILDVMLPEYDGFTVCREIRKKSKVPIIMLTARGEEFDEVFGLDIGADEYISKPFSPNILIARVNAVLRRAVTAAETDTDVKKYNGLIVDHNAHQVTIDGSIVDLSPKEYELLAYLSENYGKALSREQILDKVWGYDYYGDLRTVDTHINRLRIKLGEKSEFIQTVRGYGYRFEE from the coding sequence ATGAAAGAAAATAAAATTTTAGTAGTTGATGATGAACCATTAATAAGAAAGCTTGTTACAGATTTTTTAAAAAAACAAGGTTATATAACTGTTGAAGCAGAAGATGGTAAAAAGGCTATGGATTTATTTTGGAGTGAGGGAAATATAGATTTAATTATTCTAGATGTAATGCTTCCAGAATATGATGGATTTACAGTATGCAGAGAAATAAGAAAGAAGTCTAAAGTTCCAATCATAATGCTTACGGCAAGGGGTGAAGAATTTGACGAAGTTTTTGGTTTAGATATTGGTGCAGATGAATATATTTCAAAGCCTTTTAGTCCTAATATCTTAATAGCAAGGGTAAATGCAGTTCTTAGAAGAGCAGTAACAGCAGCAGAAACAGATACTGATGTTAAAAAGTATAATGGATTAATTGTTGATCATAATGCTCATCAAGTTACTATTGATGGATCTATAGTTGATTTAAGTCCAAAAGAATATGAGTTGTTAGCTTACTTATCTGAAAATTACGGAAAAGCTTTAAGTAGAGAACAAATTTTAGATAAAGTATGGGGCTATGATTATTATGGAGATTTAAGAACAGTAGATACACATATAAATAGATTGAGAATAAAACTTGGTGAAAAGAGCGAATTTATTCAAACAGTACGCGGTTATGGTTATAGATTTGAGGAATAA
- a CDS encoding metallopeptidase TldD-related protein, whose product MLEKIKQILTENKDVDGYKIIENKVEANELFFIKKNVDMDRAKDVQHFKVTVYKDIEENGEKYRGAASTNIHPTMSTEEMEKAINDALFAAQFAKNPYYPLVKHSTKYKTVEAGKFSTETLPYWINEVTKATYKKDNYEKGGINSCEIFLNKVYTHVVNSEGVDVEAINYECMVELVATWKETGEEVELYRCLNFSELDSDEIAREVEDMINICKEKAIAKSTPNLEKATVLFTGEAVKELFSFYYTKSNAISVYKNESTWKIGDKIQGEEAQGDLITMTVDPFLKNSTHSGSFDEDGFPLEPAAIIENGELKRYISNNRYAHYLQVEPTGNISNIVISGGSQSVDELRKEPHIEVAVFSDFTMNDVTGDFCGEIRLARYFDGKNTIPVTSGSISGNINELHKHMYLSKEIEQDNSFMGPKGVKLLNVTVAGIE is encoded by the coding sequence ATGTTAGAAAAAATAAAACAAATTCTTACTGAAAATAAAGACGTTGATGGATATAAAATCATAGAAAATAAAGTTGAAGCAAATGAACTTTTCTTTATTAAGAAGAATGTTGATATGGATAGAGCTAAAGATGTTCAACATTTTAAGGTAACAGTTTATAAGGATATAGAAGAAAATGGTGAAAAATATAGGGGAGCAGCATCTACTAATATTCATCCAACAATGAGTACAGAAGAAATGGAAAAGGCAATAAATGATGCATTATTTGCAGCACAGTTTGCTAAAAATCCTTATTACCCATTGGTAAAACATTCTACAAAATATAAAACAGTTGAAGCAGGTAAATTTTCAACAGAAACTTTACCTTATTGGATCAATGAAGTTACAAAAGCAACTTATAAAAAGGACAACTATGAAAAAGGTGGAATAAATTCTTGTGAAATCTTTTTAAATAAAGTATACACCCATGTGGTAAATTCAGAAGGTGTAGATGTTGAAGCAATTAATTACGAATGTATGGTTGAGTTGGTAGCCACTTGGAAGGAAACTGGCGAGGAAGTTGAATTGTATAGATGTCTTAATTTTTCAGAATTAGATTCAGACGAAATAGCTCGTGAAGTAGAAGATATGATTAATATATGTAAAGAAAAAGCAATTGCAAAGAGTACTCCTAATCTTGAAAAGGCTACTGTATTATTTACTGGTGAAGCCGTAAAAGAATTATTTAGTTTTTACTATACAAAAAGTAATGCAATTTCAGTTTATAAAAATGAATCAACATGGAAAATTGGCGATAAGATTCAAGGAGAAGAAGCTCAAGGTGATCTTATAACAATGACTGTAGATCCATTCTTAAAGAATTCAACTCATTCAGGAAGCTTTGATGAAGATGGCTTTCCATTAGAACCAGCAGCAATAATAGAAAATGGTGAGTTAAAGAGATATATTTCTAACAATAGATATGCACATTATTTACAAGTAGAGCCTACAGGAAATATTAGTAACATAGTAATAAGTGGTGGAAGCCAAAGTGTTGATGAATTAAGAAAAGAGCCACATATTGAAGTTGCAGTATTTTCAGATTTTACTATGAATGATGTGACTGGTGATTTTTGTGGAGAAATAAGATTAGCACGATATTTTGATGGTAAAAACACAATTCCTGTAACTAGCGGTTCTATCTCTGGAAATATAAATGAATTACATAAGCATATGTATTTATCTAAAGAAATTGAACAAGATAATAGTTTTATGGGTCCTAAGGGTGTTAAGCTGTTAAACGTAACAGTTGCTGGAATTGAATAA